One Mycolicibacterium sarraceniae genomic window carries:
- the zwf gene encoding glucose-6-phosphate dehydrogenase produces the protein MRGVATDKLQTIAYPAAGSRPNRRDAESLEPHVIVLFGATGDLAKRKLLPGMAYLVQSALAPEIRVVGTSLEELTDDEFRAITRKAVEDFGTHKLTDEQWANFASRVTYVPQGAGPAALAAAVADAEAQLGPDVHRLHYLSVPPKAAKSVITMLKEADLVERSRVVMEKPFGTDLASAIELNDFVHQTFRERQIFRIDHFLGKEAAQNILAFRFANGLFEPIWNRNFIDHIQIDIPETLGLDQRANFYESTGAYKDMVVTHLLQVMAFVVMEPPTALEPRAISEEKNKVFRSMLPIHCDHVVRGQYTGYRQEAGVAKDSDTETFIALKVGIDNWRWAGVPIYLRTGKKMAEGQRIISIAFKEAPRTMFPAGSGVGSQGPDHLTFDLADSSKVSLSFYGKRPGPGMKLDKLSMQFSTQETDSQGDVLEAYERLILDAMRGDHTLFTTAEGIESLWERSTQLLDDPPPVKSYPVGTWGPNAIHQLIAPNAWRLPFERVWREKKSQG, from the coding sequence CTCGTCCGAACCGCCGTGACGCCGAGAGCCTCGAACCCCATGTCATCGTGCTCTTCGGGGCCACGGGCGACCTTGCCAAGCGCAAGCTGCTGCCCGGTATGGCCTATCTCGTGCAGTCGGCGCTCGCGCCCGAGATCCGGGTGGTCGGCACCTCACTCGAGGAGCTCACTGACGACGAGTTCCGCGCCATCACCAGGAAGGCCGTTGAAGACTTCGGCACCCACAAGCTGACCGACGAGCAGTGGGCCAACTTCGCGAGCCGGGTCACCTACGTCCCGCAGGGTGCCGGCCCTGCCGCGCTGGCCGCCGCAGTGGCCGACGCCGAAGCGCAACTCGGCCCGGACGTGCACAGGTTGCACTACCTGTCGGTACCGCCCAAAGCCGCCAAGTCGGTCATCACCATGCTCAAGGAGGCCGACCTTGTCGAGCGGTCACGGGTGGTGATGGAAAAACCCTTCGGTACCGACCTCGCCAGCGCGATCGAGCTCAACGACTTCGTGCACCAGACGTTCCGCGAACGTCAGATTTTCCGCATCGACCACTTCCTCGGCAAGGAAGCCGCCCAGAACATTCTGGCCTTCCGGTTCGCAAACGGGCTGTTCGAGCCGATCTGGAACCGCAACTTCATCGATCACATTCAGATCGATATCCCGGAGACCCTCGGCCTTGACCAGCGGGCCAACTTCTACGAGAGCACCGGCGCATACAAGGACATGGTGGTCACCCACCTGCTGCAGGTGATGGCCTTCGTGGTGATGGAGCCGCCGACCGCCCTGGAGCCGCGTGCGATCAGCGAGGAGAAGAACAAGGTCTTCCGGTCCATGCTGCCGATCCACTGCGACCACGTGGTCCGCGGTCAATACACCGGCTATCGGCAAGAGGCCGGAGTCGCAAAGGATTCCGACACCGAGACATTCATCGCCCTCAAGGTCGGTATCGACAACTGGCGCTGGGCCGGGGTGCCGATTTACCTACGCACCGGCAAGAAGATGGCCGAGGGTCAGCGCATCATTTCGATCGCGTTCAAGGAAGCGCCGCGCACCATGTTTCCCGCGGGCTCCGGAGTCGGCTCCCAGGGACCCGATCACCTCACCTTCGATCTGGCCGACAGCTCCAAGGTGTCACTGTCGTTCTACGGCAAGCGCCCCGGGCCGGGCATGAAGCTCGACAAGCTCTCCATGCAGTTCTCTACCCAGGAAACCGATTCCCAAGGCGATGTGTTGGAGGCGTACGAACGGTTGATCCTGGATGCCATGCGGGGCGACCACACTCTGTTCACCACAGCCGAAGGCATCGAGTCACTGTGGGAACGCTCGACGCAGCTCCTGGACGACCCGCCGCCGGTCAAGAGCTACCCGGTCGGCACGTGGGGTCCCAATGCCATCCATCAACTCATCGCCCCGAATGCCTGGCGGCTTCCCTTCGAACGGGTATGGCGGGAGAAGAAGTCCCAGGGTTGA
- a CDS encoding ABC transporter permease yields the protein MTSAVLGPTLVVVCAVMALLAALVYRLSGLGSWWVVPSATMRAVAQLAAVAAVLTAAMARLWSSLMILVVMFTVAAVTAARRSRAAEGSSWLAAPLAVGLASVLPLLLATGLVPIAGIALVPITGILLGGTMTAVAVAARRALDALSTRAGEVEAALSLGYLERDARLLVIAPTAPDALLPNVDQARTAGLVTLPGAFVGVLLSTGSAAQAGAVQILVLVGLLLSQACGVALTIELAARGRFARRGPAPTH from the coding sequence ATGACATCCGCGGTGCTGGGACCGACACTGGTCGTGGTCTGCGCCGTGATGGCGCTGCTCGCCGCGCTCGTCTACCGACTGAGCGGCCTGGGCTCCTGGTGGGTGGTACCCAGCGCGACGATGCGAGCGGTGGCGCAACTGGCGGCGGTGGCAGCGGTCTTGACAGCCGCGATGGCGCGGCTGTGGTCGTCCCTGATGATTCTGGTGGTGATGTTCACCGTCGCCGCCGTGACGGCGGCACGGCGTAGCAGGGCCGCTGAGGGCTCGTCGTGGTTGGCGGCGCCGTTGGCTGTCGGCCTGGCGTCAGTACTGCCGCTGCTTCTGGCCACCGGACTCGTTCCCATCGCAGGCATTGCGCTGGTCCCCATCACCGGAATCCTGTTGGGCGGCACGATGACCGCGGTCGCGGTGGCAGCCCGGCGCGCACTGGATGCGCTGAGCACCCGCGCCGGCGAGGTGGAGGCCGCGTTGAGCCTGGGTTACCTGGAGCGAGATGCGCGGCTGCTCGTCATTGCGCCCACGGCCCCGGACGCGTTGTTGCCCAACGTCGATCAGGCACGAACCGCTGGACTGGTCACCTTGCCCGGCGCCTTCGTCGGTGTGCTGCTGAGTACCGGCTCCGCAGCGCAGGCCGGTGCCGTCCAGATTCTGGTACTGGTCGGGTTGCTGTTGTCACAGGCCTGCGGGGTCGCCTTGACGATCGAACTCGCCGCACGTGGCCGCTTCGCCAGACGGGGCCCGGCACCAACGCACTGA
- the sigC gene encoding RNA polymerase sigma factor SigC produces MSERDDDQVTVLALAAGRGDSAALNAFIKATQRDVWRTVAFLGDPGHADDLTQETFLRALSAIPRFSGRSSARTWLMSIARRVVIDQIRRNRARPRTASAIDMDQFLDTRPSAARFEDIIEIRMLLDGLDSDRRDALMLTQVLGLSYAEAAEVCGCPVGTIRSRVARAREDLISAARRDDQVG; encoded by the coding sequence GTGAGCGAACGCGACGACGACCAGGTGACCGTGCTCGCCCTGGCCGCCGGTCGGGGCGATTCCGCCGCGCTCAACGCGTTCATCAAGGCCACGCAGCGCGATGTCTGGCGGACCGTCGCCTTTCTCGGTGATCCCGGTCACGCCGACGACCTCACGCAGGAGACCTTCCTGCGCGCTCTGAGCGCAATCCCCCGGTTCTCGGGGCGTTCGTCGGCCCGTACCTGGCTGATGTCCATCGCCCGCCGCGTGGTCATCGACCAGATCCGCCGCAATCGGGCCCGCCCGCGCACCGCGTCGGCCATCGACATGGATCAGTTCCTCGACACCCGGCCCAGCGCGGCACGGTTCGAGGACATCATCGAGATCAGGATGCTGCTCGACGGACTCGACAGCGACCGTCGCGACGCCCTGATGCTGACCCAGGTACTCGGGCTGTCTTACGCCGAAGCCGCCGAGGTGTGCGGGTGCCCGGTCGGCACGATCCGCTCCCGCGTGGCGCGGGCTCGCGAGGACCTCATCAGCGCTGCCCGTCGCGACGATCAGGTGGGCTAA